The genomic interval CGTTCTATCATAAGTCACCGAGAGCGAAGGGACATCTGCTGCCACTATCGCTGTCGTCGTGGTAACGCTATTTGCCATGGCGGCCATATTGGTCGTATTCTTGTATATACTGCGCAGAACCGGAAGACTTCCTGATTGGCTGAAACGTTACATCTCAAGGAGTGGAAATGAAAGCGATGCTAGCACAGGTATAGTGATTTTTAGTGGAAGATAATTTTAACTTCACATTGTACAATTAGAAGACAATAAGAAGTCCACTCAAAAGGAATTGATCACAGTTTGGCAAGAATGACAAAATACAATTATCAACATAATGTCAATATCTGCAAAATAACATTTATGATAAAGAAAATATTGGACATTGAAGATGTATTTATCAATGACACTCGGCAAAATAATAGAGCGTTTGTCACGCTTTCCAATGATTATGTGTACAATGACTAACGTACGGTTTAAACTCTGCAGATAATTGCTTAATCTGAATGGTCCAGTGGTAGCAAGTTCGATTTTGCTTGCAAAGGTCTTCGGTGGATGgcaatagtttttattttgacGTTTTCCCGCTTATGTTATAGTTATTTACGACTGTTCCAAATAGTTTATAtgtgtaaacaaataaatttattGAGATCCAAAACGACCAAATTCTGTTAAAAGTCCTTATAATGTTAATGAAACGTATATTGTTCGCAAACAAAACCCAAGTCGTTTTACAAAATGTAAGTTTGAATACAACGGCCGAACCAAAAGTAACACACGACATAGAGTGTACGTCACAGTTAGGTTTCTAAACTAATAATGTGGCATCCCACTGGACTGTGGTTATAAGTAAAGAGGCCCCTGTTTACTTTTCtaagaaaatgtgtacattcGTAAATGAACTTCTGATTTTTTATTACACGCAGGAACAAGTACAAGGAAGCACACCTTTACGATTCAAATCCTCTACGCATACGACCACGCGGCTCACAATGATTCCATCAAAGCGCTGACAGCACTCCTAAAGACCAGCCTTCAGTGTCGCGTGTTACTGAACGGGATGGATGAGTTGGCATGGTACGACACCTCGAACACGTCTCTGTCCTCTCAGGAGAGTTACCGGGAGGTGGACGCCCCGGTGACCTGCGTTACAGACGCCCCGGCAATATTCGAAACAGAAGCCTCGGTAACATGTGAAACAGACGCCCCGGCGACCTGCGGGACGGACATATTCTTGTTCGTGCACTCTGACTGGGTAGACATACTCGTGAAAGCGGTCCAAACAGGGGAGGTCACCCCAAGTGATGTGGTGAATCAAAGGGACCACTCTTTTCTTTTAAGTTTTAACGAACTTTGCACAAGTCCAGATCTCAGAGATCGTACAGTGTCGTTACAATTCATGTACTCGTCAGAGAGTTCCGTCATCCGAGAACCATTTCTTGGTGTCCTGTTCACGTTGCCAGATAACACCGACGCGTTGATAAATCATATCCGAAACAGACTCTGTCCGAATACCATGACAAACCCGGTGGTCAATCCCACTGACAAATTGAATCTCGCTTCGCAAATAAACACAGCCTTCATGTTCCAAACCACGCATAGACTCTGGTTGAAGACAAAACTGTTCTCTCTAAAGGAATCGCAATCGAGTGACGACTCGGGGGTGGTGGTGTCCCGCCGCCGGAAATGCAGGCCTCGCAGCCTGCGTTCCCGAAGTGCCGACACAATGACCTGTCATGAATGTCAATCGGCCCTCAGTAGGCGCCATGTGTGTGAACACTGTGATCAAATTAGCGGCACAAGGCTGCGTTCGAACTCATGTACCGTCAGTTTCTTTCCGCCCGACAACGTTGAAGACGCTAGTGTCGGATTTagtattttagaaacaaggtttGCAAACGTCAATAAAAGATACGTTTCATCGGACAGTATAGGAAAATCAATAATCTAGCAGTCAATAAAATAAAACCGatcattttttattacaaatgatCAACCAGttcattaacatttatatattatttatataaatttaaaaaaacattcattgtttGTGCTCCCTGCATAACAGAGGTAAAACGCGGGAACTCTGAGGAAATCTGTTTAAGTAAGTCTTTTTCTAAACCAAAGTTTTTATACGAAAGCACATTGGTATATCGAAGACAATGACATGCGCAGTCATTCTCAGTATTGTACAAGATTAAAATGCAGTGTTTAATACAACATAAATGAAAATCAAGCCAAACTTTAACAACGTTTAATGACAGTTTACACATCCAGAACCATTTTTCTCGGGCGTAACTCATAGCGACGTCAATCGGTTTGGTCGACCATTATACTGGCAATCTAAAAAATTCATATTTGATAACATTCATATTAATCAAGTTTTAGATATTGCTACGTCACCATTTCAGTAAGTTAATGGAACGATCGAGCGTTATATAGTATTGTAGCCATAGATAATAAATCAGTCCTTGTTATATTTATCACAAAATTTGCGAGTTGTGCTCTTTAAAATCAATAACGAGGCAGTAGATCCCTTAATACTTCAGTCTGCAATCGGCCTACCATTATACACGCATTCTTTCATAACACGAATATCTATTTGACATTGTCAACAATGAATGGAAGTATCTCCATTATACGTAAACTTAACAAGGAAAATAACAACATGTCGAGTTAAAACTTCGTGAAGACTTAAGACAGAGCCGACACTCCTGTAGGTCAGTAGTTACATACTGCTTAATTTTGGTTGAGTGTTTAAATCATAACAAATCGGTTTCATCAAAGACGTTTATTCAATTACAACAGCGTTTTACAATATTGACAAATACACCCGACGCCTCGTAATATGTAGCGAGGAGTCAGAATCATGTTATAGAAATAATAAGTTGAAGACGGGCATACCTTGAGCCATTTTTAACGATGTGgggtgtgctctgtgaaaaaggcgtttaatgcatgtgcgtaaggtgtcgtcccggATTGGCCTTTGCCATCCGCAGGtgttgtcccggataagcctttgccatccgcacaggctaatcagggacgacactatccacTTTTATGATCTTTTTCGTTTCCAGAATTAGCAAAAAccaagtttaggcggagagtgtcatccctgatttgcctgtgcggactgcacagggtaatctgggacgacactttacgcacatgcaatatatCCCATTTTAACAGAGCACAGCTTACCTTTAATACAAATTGAACATGCCCATCTCCATAGCATAaggtacaattaaaaaaagattaaaCGTTTCAAATTGAAGAATGTAGGGGCATTTTTGCGGTACAATTTTATGTCTTTGGACGCACATATGATCATTGAGAATCCAGCAAGCCCTTCCCCACTTCACTTCCTTAAATATCCTTATTAAAAAATTAGgtaacaaagataaaaacatgTAGTTATATATTCAACTATCATGCACAAAACATCAGGATGCCTTGTGTTTCACCACGCTGGTCTTGTCATCATGGTACCAGCCTGCCAGGGTGTCTGGATGCACACCCAGGTGGTAGGCTAGAATTATCACTTGACTCAGACCCGTCACCTGCAGGAAAGGGGGATAAAGCTGAAGTCATACTATTTACTTGGTACATTTGagctgcatcatgcaaaaatgggtcttatacgcAACCTAGTCATGAGCTGGCCCGTCCACTTAAAAGTCACACGAGGTTTTGTGGTCCCATTTGCaaacatggtagctcctgaccagaatgTGGAAGTGTATACTTATTAGGCTGTTATTGAGCAACACTGGATGCAtagtcataagacccatttttgcttgaCGCAGCTCATATATTATTTACTAATTATGAATATTGTACACATAAGCAGGTATTTCAGACTAAGCTAATAATGATTATCTAAATATTTGaaagattttttatttgattaccATAAAGTGGTGGTAGTTGGACAACAAAATGCCTTTTATGTACAATATAAATTACTGTTAgaaatctaaaataaatatatttaaaatgtttcaattcAAGTATTACTGTTGGGGTTGAAGAAATATTCATTGACATCCATATTCACATTACTGCCATGTTGGACAAATAATAACCGCTTTTTCTTGAGACGCAAGAtaacatgtttatgttttaagaGTCAAAAAAGAGGGGGAAAGCCAACCTCTAAACTGGTTAAAACCCCAATACTTTGCATTGATGGCTCCAAGGCAATGATCCAAGCTTTGATGATTGACCACACTCTGGGTAAACCAGGCGTCATGCATGAGCGTATAGTATTCAtaccagatttgcctgtgcagtccgcacactcttatcagagacgacactttccgcttttttggaattttttgtttaaatgaagtctcttataaCAAAATCATGTTCATGAAGGAAAGTGTTGAGCTAAAACTGCCTGTGTGCAGTACACAGGCACATCTGGAACGTCAAATATGGGATGACATTTAAGCTcttgaattaagcccagttttcccctgAACCAGGCTCATAGTTTTTTAGTTATGTGTAATGTATTTGGGCCATGCTCtgcaaaaagggggtttaatgcctgtaattaaagtgtcgtcccagattagcacagggctaatcagggaagacactttccttttttatgtattttttttgttttacagaaagtCTGGTCTTTgcagtgtcctccctgattagcctgtgtggagtgcacaggctaatctgggatgacactttatgcacatgcattaaacccccttttcatagagcaagaCTCATTTCATGTGTCACATACTGAAACAAAAATTACCATCCAATAATGATTATGAAGTTTCATTCATACTATATCCTCATGGTGAACACCATAAAGCTGCGTTATGAGATCAACAAATGTTTGGTTCTTTCAAAAAGGCATGTTCACTTTGTGAACTCCAAGcacaaaaaaatgtgtaaaaaaagtcAGTACCTTAAAGTATCCATATTTTTGCCAGCGTCTGTATGAGGTAACAACCGGATCATCATGTAACACACACACATGACCTACTGTCCTTAACTTTTCAACCTGTAATAACAGACATTAAAAACCTACAAATGTCAAACAAAATTCAAAGCTATCTTAAATTTAAAAGTTGTAGTAAAAGAAGTGGTAGTGATAGAGGTAGTAGATAGGGCTATAACCAATACACTAGGTAAGGAATttgatacgtatcacgaatacagggtggggAATACCAATATTTATTCATGAATATggatttcaatgaacaaaagtaatactgacaacttgacatgacattatatagtattaaACTATgggtatttgtcaatttgattaattgagtatcattgcatactgaaaatatgaaatataacactttgaaataacaaaacactgactagaactgcttaaactttgaacacagcgCCAGACAAACAACGTGTATTTGGCAGGCAGGTCAACAATATCAATAGCATTCCCTTTGCTactaggctccatgtttgttgataagttgcacgaTCATTGGCGTAAAGATAAACAAAGAATAAATTCCATCTGCCAATCCtttgtgtatgtttgagcatcaaagcACTCATATTTGCCtaaataaacatgaaac from Dreissena polymorpha isolate Duluth1 chromosome 1, UMN_Dpol_1.0, whole genome shotgun sequence carries:
- the LOC127858839 gene encoding uncharacterized protein LOC127858839 isoform X2 translates to MCSIHNSVNIYWRTICVSLLFVTYGGWGMFIPPTGSVDIKTEPCILKPNNTGIPCVMYTIGYESSIRYLKGYQIYEEGADGNTIGSEICKIIDLSNVTKDQYQPLSKSYFILVNSEGGAMSVTIKALPLPMVNASVPSVPTAMAIPPSPQVYHPNLTVSVDYLQLNVSAVNVSLKVTPEVKDLNVMIVRVLRDQAVLQQLRVPVSTEYFTIGNLTDGKYSMQFIPEDTSAFGTKGPCLCYLGNETNCVPCLRYTSEISVVSNTVTESEGTSAATIAVVVVTLFAMAAILVVFLYILRRTGRLPDWLKRYISRSGNESDASTGTSTRKHTFTIQILYAYDHAAHNDSIKALTALLKTSLQCRVLLNGMDELAWYDTSNTSLSSQESYREVDAPVTCVTDAPAIFETEASVTCETDAPATCGTDIFLFVHSDWVDILVKAVQTGEVTPSDVVNQRDHSFLLSFNELCTSPDLRDRTVSLQFMYSSESSVIREPFLGVLFTLPDNTDALINHIRNRLCPNTMTNPVVNPTDKLNLASQINTAFMFQTTHRLWLKTKLFSLKESQSSDDSGVVVSRRRKCRPRSLRSRSADTMTCHECQSALSRRHVCEHCDQISGTRLRSNSCTVSFFPPDNVEDASVGFSILETRFANVNKRYVSSDSIGKSII
- the LOC127858839 gene encoding uncharacterized protein LOC127858839 isoform X1; this translates as MCSIHNSVNIYWRTICVSLLFVTYGGWGMFIPPTGSVDIKTEPCILKPNNTGIPCVMYTIGYENSGEACSNLPALFPHLYEVEDPAGLTWPSEVLNNKVVENTIAWNALAEGSIRYLKGYQIYEEGADGNTIGSEICKIIDLSNVTKDQYQPLSKSYFILVNSEGGAMSVTIKALPLPMVNASVPSVPTAMAIPPSPQVYHPNLTVSVDYLQLNVSAVNVSLKVTPEVKDLNVMIVRVLRDQAVLQQLRVPVSTEYFTIGNLTDGKYSMQFIPEDTSAFGTKGPCLCYLGNETNCVPCLRYTSEISVVSNTVTESEGTSAATIAVVVVTLFAMAAILVVFLYILRRTGRLPDWLKRYISRSGNESDASTGTSTRKHTFTIQILYAYDHAAHNDSIKALTALLKTSLQCRVLLNGMDELAWYDTSNTSLSSQESYREVDAPVTCVTDAPAIFETEASVTCETDAPATCGTDIFLFVHSDWVDILVKAVQTGEVTPSDVVNQRDHSFLLSFNELCTSPDLRDRTVSLQFMYSSESSVIREPFLGVLFTLPDNTDALINHIRNRLCPNTMTNPVVNPTDKLNLASQINTAFMFQTTHRLWLKTKLFSLKESQSSDDSGVVVSRRRKCRPRSLRSRSADTMTCHECQSALSRRHVCEHCDQISGTRLRSNSCTVSFFPPDNVEDASVGFSILETRFANVNKRYVSSDSIGKSII
- the LOC127858839 gene encoding uncharacterized protein LOC127858839 isoform X3, which translates into the protein MYTIGYENSGEACSNLPALFPHLYEVEDPAGLTWPSEVLNNKVVENTIAWNALAEGSIRYLKGYQIYEEGADGNTIGSEICKIIDLSNVTKDQYQPLSKSYFILVNSEGGAMSVTIKALPLPMVNASVPSVPTAMAIPPSPQVYHPNLTVSVDYLQLNVSAVNVSLKVTPEVKDLNVMIVRVLRDQAVLQQLRVPVSTEYFTIGNLTDGKYSMQFIPEDTSAFGTKGPCLCYLGNETNCVPCLRYTSEISVVSNTVTESEGTSAATIAVVVVTLFAMAAILVVFLYILRRTGRLPDWLKRYISRSGNESDASTGTSTRKHTFTIQILYAYDHAAHNDSIKALTALLKTSLQCRVLLNGMDELAWYDTSNTSLSSQESYREVDAPVTCVTDAPAIFETEASVTCETDAPATCGTDIFLFVHSDWVDILVKAVQTGEVTPSDVVNQRDHSFLLSFNELCTSPDLRDRTVSLQFMYSSESSVIREPFLGVLFTLPDNTDALINHIRNRLCPNTMTNPVVNPTDKLNLASQINTAFMFQTTHRLWLKTKLFSLKESQSSDDSGVVVSRRRKCRPRSLRSRSADTMTCHECQSALSRRHVCEHCDQISGTRLRSNSCTVSFFPPDNVEDASVGFSILETRFANVNKRYVSSDSIGKSII